In bacterium, a single window of DNA contains:
- a CDS encoding RecQ family ATP-dependent DNA helicase — protein MADSGGNRGTLSDASGSSGVDVLAEVFGHASFRPGQAEAVEAVLDGRDAAVLLPTGSGKSVCYQVPAIALAREGRGTTIVVSPLIALMQDQVGALRGRGVAAGALHSHQDDDEQADTVRDLLSGQLALLYVSPERAAKASFRRMLDRIDVALVAIDEAHCETQWGHDFRPDYMLLRELRDVVDCPMIALTATATPVVLKEIESRLGLVKPARVRTGFDRPNLSFAVHAIRTEKERTEATLAAIDAAGIRGRGGRGRVIVYCSTRKVTERVAKSLRSSGLRVGHYHGGRTALARERAQQAFEQGRTRILVATNAFGMGIDLPDIRLIVHYQTPGSLEAYYQEAGRAGRDGDPARCLLFFGRADLQTQRRLAQSGPSSAALDQRREDALGEIERYAIGMACRHAGLVAHFTGGEDEPTCGRCDVCDGSASDVDSDVFGAERAAPPEPLTAEVEDVIVSAVDRLSRPVGRRNLAQALRGGKAKSLSRGGLLTMPEYGTLSDYDEDRLVAGIDRLLARGRLERTGKKYPTVWIPGKPVRPARTRGGEGASDARPVKKKSSRYGGDIARALDNYRRRRARTLGWKTYMVFQRAAMLAIDREEPSTLDELARIPGLGPAKIERFGEDILQIVREHGGC, from the coding sequence ATGGCCGATTCAGGGGGGAATCGCGGGACGCTCTCGGACGCGTCCGGGAGCTCGGGCGTCGACGTCCTCGCCGAAGTCTTCGGCCATGCGTCGTTCCGGCCCGGGCAGGCGGAGGCGGTCGAGGCCGTGCTCGACGGGCGCGATGCGGCCGTCTTGCTCCCGACCGGGTCGGGGAAGTCCGTCTGTTACCAGGTCCCGGCGATCGCGCTGGCGCGGGAGGGGCGCGGTACCACGATCGTCGTCTCGCCGCTCATCGCGCTGATGCAGGACCAGGTCGGTGCGCTCCGCGGGCGAGGCGTCGCCGCGGGCGCGCTTCATTCCCATCAAGACGACGACGAGCAGGCGGACACGGTCCGCGATCTGCTGTCCGGCCAGCTCGCGCTTCTCTACGTCTCCCCGGAGCGGGCCGCGAAGGCCAGCTTCCGGCGGATGCTCGACCGGATCGACGTCGCGCTCGTGGCGATCGACGAGGCCCACTGTGAGACGCAGTGGGGGCACGACTTCCGCCCGGACTACATGCTGCTCCGAGAGCTCCGGGACGTCGTCGACTGCCCGATGATCGCGCTCACGGCGACCGCCACTCCGGTCGTGCTCAAGGAGATCGAGAGCCGGCTCGGACTCGTGAAGCCCGCCCGGGTCCGCACGGGCTTCGATCGTCCGAACCTCTCGTTCGCGGTCCACGCGATTCGAACCGAGAAGGAACGGACGGAGGCGACCCTCGCCGCGATCGACGCCGCCGGGATCCGTGGGCGGGGCGGACGGGGGCGCGTGATCGTCTACTGCTCGACCCGCAAGGTCACCGAGCGCGTCGCGAAGTCCCTGCGCTCCTCCGGGCTCCGCGTCGGTCACTACCACGGCGGCCGGACGGCGCTCGCCCGCGAGCGTGCCCAGCAGGCCTTCGAGCAGGGCCGCACCCGGATCCTCGTCGCGACGAACGCCTTCGGGATGGGGATCGACCTCCCCGACATCCGCCTGATCGTCCACTACCAGACCCCCGGAAGTCTCGAGGCCTACTACCAGGAGGCGGGGCGGGCAGGCCGGGACGGGGACCCGGCGCGCTGTCTGCTCTTCTTCGGGCGCGCCGATCTCCAGACCCAGCGGCGGCTCGCCCAGAGCGGCCCGTCGAGCGCGGCCCTCGATCAGCGACGCGAGGACGCCCTCGGCGAGATCGAACGCTACGCGATCGGGATGGCCTGTCGGCACGCGGGGCTCGTCGCGCACTTCACGGGGGGCGAAGACGAGCCGACCTGCGGGCGCTGCGACGTGTGCGACGGGTCCGCGAGCGACGTCGACTCGGACGTCTTTGGCGCCGAGCGGGCGGCTCCTCCGGAGCCGCTGACCGCCGAGGTCGAGGACGTGATCGTGTCGGCGGTCGATCGACTCTCGCGCCCGGTCGGGCGTCGCAATCTCGCCCAGGCGCTCCGCGGCGGGAAGGCGAAGAGCCTCTCGCGGGGCGGGCTGCTCACGATGCCCGAGTACGGAACGCTCTCGGACTACGACGAGGATCGCCTCGTCGCCGGGATCGACAGGCTCCTCGCGCGGGGGCGGCTCGAACGAACGGGCAAGAAGTACCCGACGGTCTGGATCCCGGGGAAGCCGGTGCGCCCGGCGCGAACGCGCGGCGGGGAAGGCGCATCGGACGCGCGGCCCGTTAAGAAGAAGTCGTCGCGCTACGGGGGCGACATCGCCCGCGCCCTCGACAACTACCGCCGCCGTCGGGCGCGCACGCTCGGATGGAAGACATACATGGTCTTCCAGCGCGCGGCGATGCTCGCGATCGACCGCGAGGAACCCTCGACCCTCGACGAGCTCGCACGGATCCCGGGGCTCGGCCCGGCCAAGATCGAGCGCTTTGGCGAGGACATTCTCCAGATCGTGCGCGAGCACGGGGGGTGTTAG
- a CDS encoding nitroreductase/quinone reductase family protein, giving the protein MSLSNTFFSLLNVGMRPLLRMGVAKGNLCILRYAGRKSGKQYETPLSYVREGSQVRLLSSYNTSWWKNFTGESRPVEVEIAGERLPGSARAITTDSEAFRTGVREFLTALPRDASVYGIKLEADRTPRASDIEQCASHVVLIEVELDGA; this is encoded by the coding sequence TTGAGCCTCTCCAACACGTTCTTCAGCCTGCTGAACGTCGGTATGCGCCCCCTCCTCCGGATGGGGGTCGCGAAGGGCAACCTCTGCATCCTCCGCTACGCGGGCCGCAAGTCGGGCAAGCAGTACGAGACGCCGCTCTCCTACGTGCGCGAAGGCAGCCAGGTCCGTCTGCTGTCGAGCTACAACACGAGCTGGTGGAAGAACTTCACGGGCGAGTCTCGCCCGGTCGAGGTCGAGATCGCCGGCGAGCGCCTTCCCGGATCCGCCCGAGCGATCACCACCGACAGCGAGGCCTTCCGAACCGGCGTGCGCGAGTTCCTGACCGCGCTTCCTCGCGACGCGAGCGTGTACGGCATCAAGCTCGAAGCGGACCGGACCCCGCGCGCGTCCGACATCGAGCAGTGCGCGAGTCACGTCGTGCTGATCGAGGTCGAGCTCGACGGAGCGTAG